The Bacteroidales bacterium genome contains a region encoding:
- a CDS encoding glycoside hydrolase family 3 N-terminal domain-containing protein translates to MNAPYKNPKLPVEKRVKDLLKRMTIEEKAAQLMGLWNGGVEDFKEEIFKDPEKMKAVFGKGCHSIHPAPFGIKETVAMRNKIQQYLVENTRLGIPAMFVDEGQHGMMRPESTVFPQAIGLACSWDPALFEEVYGVVAHEMRSRGTHHALTPVIDVCRDPRWGRVEETYGEDPYLNGMLSVAAVKGLQGSKNGKVAKNHVAATLKHLVGHGQSEGGQNQGPANYSLRVLYDYHMPPFKMCIDKAKPVSVMPSYNEVDGVPSHSNKWLLLDLLRKEWKFNGMIVSDYYGIDQLLLKHFVVADEKEAAATAFNAGVQYEFPQGNFYKLLPKLVKERKVKESEIDKAVAQTLKLKFELGLFENPFINWDEAIAVSKKPEHRQAALKAARESIVLLKNEGNLLPLSASKFRKIAVVGPCAKDLYFGGYAGEPHQKVSLLEGITKKAGKQSEVLFAQGCKLTTNTSTSYFNWKYDDIVFASREENLKLIKEAVETAKKADVIILTIGENEHLCREAWAKNHIGDNSTLDLFGEQQELADAMLALGKPVVVYLVNGRPLSINKLAEKAPAIVEGWYMGQETGTAAADILFGDVNPSGKLTITVPRSAGQLPMYYNHKPSAQFHDFLSEKIDPLYHFGYGLSYTTFKYDKIKAEKKTIKNRESVKVTVEVSNTGKKEGVEIVQLYIRDKVSTVTRPVKELKDFQRIALKAGESKKVTFVITADKLAYHNINMKYGVEAGKFEIMAGGSSRDQDLLKTEIEVK, encoded by the coding sequence ATGAACGCACCCTATAAAAACCCGAAACTGCCCGTTGAAAAGCGGGTTAAGGATCTGCTGAAACGAATGACAATCGAAGAAAAGGCCGCACAATTGATGGGCCTTTGGAACGGGGGAGTTGAAGATTTCAAGGAAGAAATCTTTAAAGATCCTGAGAAAATGAAGGCTGTATTCGGAAAAGGTTGTCATTCCATTCATCCAGCTCCCTTTGGCATCAAGGAAACGGTAGCCATGAGGAACAAGATCCAGCAATATCTTGTCGAGAACACCCGCCTTGGCATACCTGCCATGTTTGTGGATGAAGGTCAGCATGGGATGATGCGGCCGGAATCGACAGTGTTTCCCCAGGCAATAGGCCTCGCCTGTTCTTGGGATCCGGCTCTTTTCGAGGAAGTATATGGCGTTGTTGCCCATGAAATGCGCTCCAGGGGAACTCATCATGCCCTCACACCTGTTATTGATGTTTGCCGCGATCCAAGGTGGGGAAGGGTTGAAGAGACCTACGGTGAAGATCCTTACCTGAACGGAATGCTTTCTGTGGCTGCTGTTAAAGGCTTACAGGGATCCAAAAACGGAAAGGTGGCTAAAAACCATGTGGCAGCCACACTTAAACACCTTGTGGGTCACGGTCAGTCGGAAGGCGGCCAGAACCAGGGCCCGGCAAACTATTCGCTCAGGGTGCTTTATGATTATCATATGCCTCCCTTTAAAATGTGTATCGATAAGGCTAAACCCGTTTCGGTAATGCCGTCATACAACGAGGTGGACGGTGTTCCATCGCATTCAAATAAATGGCTGTTGCTGGATCTGCTTCGCAAAGAGTGGAAATTCAATGGCATGATCGTATCTGATTATTACGGAATCGACCAGCTGTTGCTAAAACATTTTGTAGTAGCAGATGAAAAGGAAGCCGCCGCCACTGCTTTTAACGCCGGTGTGCAATATGAATTTCCCCAGGGAAATTTCTATAAACTTCTTCCCAAACTGGTTAAAGAACGTAAAGTAAAGGAATCCGAAATTGATAAGGCGGTTGCGCAAACCCTGAAATTGAAATTCGAACTGGGTTTGTTCGAGAATCCTTTTATCAATTGGGACGAGGCTATTGCGGTAAGCAAAAAGCCCGAACACAGGCAGGCAGCTCTTAAGGCAGCCCGTGAATCCATCGTGCTTCTTAAGAACGAAGGCAACCTGTTACCCCTTTCGGCTTCAAAATTCAGGAAAATCGCGGTTGTAGGTCCTTGTGCAAAAGATTTGTATTTCGGCGGGTATGCAGGCGAACCTCATCAGAAGGTCAGTTTGCTTGAAGGAATCACCAAAAAGGCCGGGAAACAAAGCGAAGTGCTGTTTGCCCAGGGATGCAAACTCACAACCAATACAAGCACCAGTTATTTTAACTGGAAATACGATGATATCGTTTTTGCTTCGCGTGAAGAAAACCTGAAGCTTATCAAAGAGGCTGTTGAAACCGCCAAAAAAGCTGATGTGATCATACTGACAATCGGTGAAAACGAGCATCTGTGCCGTGAAGCATGGGCCAAGAATCATATCGGTGATAACAGCACACTGGACCTTTTCGGCGAACAGCAGGAACTTGCCGATGCCATGCTGGCGCTCGGAAAACCGGTTGTTGTGTACCTTGTTAACGGCCGTCCCCTGTCAATTAACAAGCTTGCTGAAAAAGCACCGGCTATTGTTGAAGGCTGGTATATGGGCCAGGAAACAGGAACTGCCGCAGCAGACATCCTGTTTGGTGATGTCAATCCTTCAGGGAAACTTACAATTACAGTTCCGAGGTCGGCCGGACAATTGCCCATGTATTACAATCATAAGCCCAGTGCCCAGTTCCATGATTTCCTTTCAGAAAAGATAGATCCTCTTTACCATTTTGGTTACGGATTGAGCTACACCACGTTCAAATATGACAAGATCAAAGCCGAAAAGAAAACAATCAAAAACAGGGAGTCGGTTAAGGTTACTGTTGAAGTGTCCAACACCGGCAAGAAAGAGGGAGTTGAGATTGTTCAGCTTTACATACGCGATAAGGTCAGCACCGTAACCCGCCCTGTGAAAGAGTTAAAGGATTTTCAGCGCATAGCACTCAAAGCAGGCGAATCAAAGAAGGTTACTTTTGTGATCACTGCTGATAAGCTAGCTTACCATAACATCAATATGAAATACGGCGTTGAGGCCGGGAAATTTGAGATTATGGCAGGCGGTTCTTCACGTGATCAGGACTTACTCAAAACTGAGATTGAAGTGAAATAA
- a CDS encoding MFS transporter: protein MQSQTEKISVREKIGFALGDAAANFIFQTIMLLQLSFYANTFGIGGGTIAILFLVGRLIGAVADPVMGVIADRTETRWGKFRPWILWTAVPFGLFGFLAFFTPDMEPSGKVVWAFITYILLMLVYSANNVPYSALSGVITGDQKQRSSMFSVRFVFVVLAQLAIQGFAAPMVNHFGKGDSEKGYMITMGIFSALAMIFFLITFSTTKERIKPSPAQKPSLKEDISSLLQNKQWVILFLVFIMTFTFLSLRNGMLLFYFQNYLDLPSMTDFMNKLNNGMGGFLEMIGLAGQNADPAVSVFGITNIFGQLASLLGIVISSAMGKKMGKRNILVIGLIPSTLFIALFYVVSPANVMMVLLLQVLFNLSWGITMAIPWAMLADVADYSDWKHNRRATALLFAGGLIGLKVGLAIGGAISGMLLKWYGYVAPAANQALVQQSDTAIQGIRLSSSLYPALSILIIIGILMFYKIDRATEIQMQNELAERRKQY, encoded by the coding sequence ATGCAATCACAAACCGAAAAAATATCAGTAAGGGAAAAAATAGGTTTCGCGCTGGGTGACGCCGCCGCCAATTTTATTTTCCAGACGATAATGCTTCTTCAGCTGAGTTTTTATGCCAATACGTTCGGGATCGGAGGTGGCACCATTGCCATATTGTTCCTTGTAGGACGTCTGATAGGGGCAGTTGCTGATCCGGTCATGGGGGTTATAGCCGACCGCACTGAAACACGCTGGGGAAAATTCAGGCCCTGGATTTTATGGACAGCTGTGCCGTTCGGATTGTTCGGCTTTCTGGCCTTTTTCACGCCTGATATGGAACCATCAGGTAAGGTGGTATGGGCATTCATTACCTATATATTATTAATGCTTGTTTATTCGGCCAACAATGTTCCTTATTCTGCCTTGAGCGGTGTAATAACCGGTGATCAGAAGCAGCGGAGCAGTATGTTTTCAGTAAGATTTGTTTTTGTTGTTCTTGCACAGCTTGCTATACAGGGATTTGCTGCACCTATGGTAAATCATTTTGGTAAAGGCGACAGTGAGAAGGGGTATATGATAACCATGGGTATCTTTTCAGCCCTAGCCATGATCTTCTTCCTGATTACTTTCTCCACAACTAAAGAACGCATTAAGCCCAGTCCCGCCCAAAAGCCTTCGCTTAAAGAGGATATATCAAGCCTGCTTCAAAATAAGCAATGGGTGATCCTGTTCCTTGTGTTCATAATGACTTTTACTTTCCTTTCGCTCAGAAACGGAATGCTTCTTTTTTATTTCCAGAATTACCTGGATTTACCCAGCATGACTGATTTTATGAATAAACTCAACAATGGAATGGGTGGCTTCCTTGAAATGATTGGTCTTGCCGGACAGAATGCCGATCCGGCAGTGAGTGTTTTCGGCATTACCAATATTTTTGGGCAGTTGGCATCTCTCTTAGGAATTGTAATATCGAGTGCCATGGGAAAAAAGATGGGCAAAAGGAATATCCTGGTCATAGGACTGATTCCTTCAACCCTGTTCATCGCACTTTTCTATGTGGTTTCTCCTGCCAATGTGATGATGGTATTGCTTTTACAGGTTTTGTTCAACCTTTCGTGGGGTATTACAATGGCCATTCCATGGGCTATGCTGGCTGATGTGGCTGATTATTCCGATTGGAAGCATAACCGGAGGGCAACTGCTTTGCTGTTTGCAGGCGGATTGATCGGACTGAAAGTGGGTCTTGCCATCGGCGGAGCCATCAGCGGAATGTTGCTTAAATGGTACGGTTATGTTGCTCCGGCAGCAAACCAGGCATTGGTTCAGCAAAGCGACACTGCTATCCAGGGAATCAGGCTTTCATCGAGTTTGTATCCTGCCCTGTCCATCCTGATTATTATCGGTATCCTGATGTTCTACAAGATCGACCGTGCCACTGAAATTCAAATGCAGAATGAACTGGCTGAGAGGCGGAAACAGTATTAG
- a CDS encoding SDR family oxidoreductase — translation MNPLIEKEIKTALITGGASGIGLAIARKFTENGIRCILVGRDEMKLSKAATNLGKTCEFVAFDITRFSEIPGMVTDIYTRLGKIDVLVNNAGIHLKKPLFEVTDEEYQTVIRTNQVAVFSLSREVGSRMARDKKGSIINISSMASQYGLPQVIAYTAAKSAVEGMTRAMAVELSPLGIRVNCIAPGFIETEMSSNALDKDRGRKEKVLSRTPMGRLGKAEEVADAALFLATDASSYITGVVLPVDGGNAVGF, via the coding sequence ATGAATCCTCTGATCGAAAAAGAGATTAAAACAGCTTTAATTACAGGCGGAGCATCCGGTATAGGCCTTGCCATTGCCCGAAAATTCACTGAAAATGGGATCCGGTGCATCCTGGTTGGAAGAGATGAGATGAAGTTATCAAAAGCCGCAACAAACCTGGGAAAGACTTGTGAGTTCGTAGCTTTTGATATAACCAGGTTTAGCGAAATTCCCGGGATGGTGACCGATATATATACGCGCCTCGGAAAGATTGACGTTCTTGTCAATAATGCCGGCATCCACCTGAAGAAACCGCTTTTCGAAGTTACAGATGAAGAATATCAAACGGTGATCCGCACAAACCAGGTTGCCGTATTTTCCCTGAGCCGCGAAGTAGGGTCCCGCATGGCCCGTGATAAAAAAGGCAGTATTATAAACATCAGTTCAATGGCATCACAATACGGTCTTCCGCAGGTTATTGCCTATACAGCGGCCAAATCGGCCGTGGAAGGAATGACAAGAGCCATGGCTGTTGAACTTTCACCGTTGGGCATCAGGGTCAACTGCATTGCCCCTGGATTTATTGAAACCGAAATGTCGTCAAACGCACTGGATAAGGACCGCGGCAGAAAAGAAAAGGTTTTGAGCCGCACACCTATGGGTCGCCTGGGAAAAGCGGAAGAAGTAGCCGATGCCGCCCTGTTCCTTGCCACCGATGCCTCCTCATATATAACCGGAGTGGTTTTGCCGGTTGACGGGGGTAATGCTGTAGGATTTTAG